The DNA window GCAAGGCCCTCGCCGGCCGCCGCGACGCCGCGGTTATCGCTACGAAGACCGGCGTCGAGTTCACCGACGAGGGCGCCTTCCGCGGCCACAACGCCACCCCCGAGTACATCCGCCACTCCGCAGACCGCTCCCTGCGCCACCTCGGCACCGACCATATCGACCTCTACTACCTCCACCGCGTCGACCCGAACGTGCCGGTCGAGGAGAGCATCGGTGCCATGGCCGAGCTGGTCTCCGCCGGCAAGGTCGGTCACATCGGCATCTGCGAGGCCGCCGCGAGCACCATCGCCCGCGCCCACGCCGTCCACCCGCTGGCCGCCGTACAGACCGAGTACAGCCTCTTCGAGCGCGGCATCGAGCACGACGGCGTCCTCGACACCCTTCGCGAACTGGGCATCGGGCTCGTCGCCTACTCCCCGCTCGGCCGCGGCTTCCTCTCCGGCGCCATCACCACCCCGGACGACTTCGCCGCCGACGACTTCCGCCGCACCGACCCCCGTTTCCAGGGCGAGAACTTCGACCGCAACCTGGCGGTCGTCGACCGGGTCCGCCACCTCGCCGCCGAGAAGGGGGTCACCCCCTCGCAGCTTGCGCTCGCCTGGACCCTGAGCAGGGGCGCGGTGCCGATCCCCGGCACCAAGCGCCGCCGCTACCTGGAGGAGAACGTCGCCGCGACCTCGGTCACCCTCACCGAAGCCGACCTGGCCTCCATCGACGCCGTCGCACCGCATGGCGTGGTCTCGGGAGACCGGTACGCGCCCGAGCTCATGACGTCACTGAACGGCTGACCCGCCGCCGCATCGCGTGGGCCCCGACGGGGCCGGGCGCATCCGGGTCGATGACGGGGGCGACGGGGTGGTGGCGTCGGGCGCGGGATCCCTCTTCTGCGCTGACGAACACGGCCGCCGTGGAGAGGCCCGCCTGCACCGTAGCGCGACACGGACTGCCTATGGACCGCTTTCACCCGCGTGAGTGGCCACCACGCATGACCTGCCTGACCTTGCAGAAGTCCCTGCCGAATAGGAGCCAACGCCATCCAACGCAGTCCAACCCGCAGCTCCCAGCAGTAGTCGACCAGCGTTGACGCATCGCGTCGCGGAACGCCCCCTCACCACAGACCACCACCCCCGGCAGCCGCCGGGGGCTTCGTGTTTCCTGGAGGAGAACGCCGTGCCCACGTACGAGGCCCTGCCGCGCTTCACCAACGACCTGGACCGCCTCACCCCGCAACAGCGCCATCGGTTCACACAGGTTGTAACCGGATCATTCGTCCCGGACCTGCGCGCCGGCCGCTTTCGGCCTGGTTTGAGGATCAAGGGCGTCCGCTGCGCTCCCGGTGTCACGAGCTGACGTGGGCGGGCAATGGGTGCCGCTGGTGGGGGCAGTCCTAGGCGGAGACGTCCTGGTTCCGCAGGGGTTTGATCATGGACCGGTACACGGGTGCGCCGTCCCAGGGTTGTGTGAGGCCCACCAGCTGGTAGCCCAGGCGTTCGTACCAGGTGGCGGCGGGCGCTTCGGGGCGGACGGTGAGGGTGACCCGTTCGGCGGTCACCCCGTCCAGGAGGGCGTTGTGCAGGGCGTGGCCGACGCCATGGCCGCGCTGGTCGGCGAGCACGGCGAGTTCCATCACGACGAAGGTGCGGTGTCCGTCTTCGCGGGTGAACTCGTCCGGCGGGTCGGTGTCGAGGAACCCGGTCCACCATCCGGTGTTGGATGCGAGGGGTAGCCCGTACGCGAATCCGGCGAGCCGGCCTGCGTCGAGGGCGAGGACCAGCCTGAATCCTGGGGTTTTGTGCTCGCGCTGGTAGCGCTCCAGGAAGTCGGCGACGTCGCGGGGGCCCTCCAGGTACGGGGGTTCGGCGAACACAGCTTCGTAGACGGGGGCGAGGTCGTCGAGCTTTCGTCCGGCGGCGGTGGTGTCGGTGACGGTGGTGTACTCCACGGGGTTCCTCATCGGGTGGGGCGGATGCGGTCGAGCTCGCGGCGGGCGGCGGCGAGTCCTTCCCTGGCCCGTCCGGAGGACACTTCGGTGAGGAGGGCTTCGCCCTGTTCGATGTGGTGGGCTGCTTCGTCGGCTTCTCCCGAGCGGGCCAGCGCCCCGGCGAGTCCCGCACGCTGCAGTGCCTCGTTGCGGGCGTAGGTGGATTCATGCCGCTCCAGGGAGCGGCGCAGCCATGACACGGCGGCGCGGTGGTGTCCGGCCGCTGTGAACAGTTCGGCCTGCGCGGAGGCCAGTTCGGCGGGACCGTGGAACAGGGTCCAGTCCGGCGCGGGCCGTGACCCGCGGTCCTTCTCGTACAGGCGGGCCGCGCGGGCCAGGGCCGAGCGGGCCGAGGCGGAGTCGCCCAGCATCGCCAGCGCGCGTGCCTCCCGCGTGGCGAGGATGGACAGCAGCGAGGGCGGCGCCCAGGGTGTGGCGAGGTCGGCGGCTTGCCGGGCGTGGTCGAGTGCGGGCCGGGGCTGCTGCTCGCGCAGCTCCAGCAGGGCCATGGAGGCGAGCACCAGGACGCCGAGGGAGTCGTCACGTAGTTCGGCCGCCGTATCGCGGGCCTGCGTCCAGTAGGTACGGGCCCGGTGGTGGTCGCCCGCGTCGAAGGCGAGCCATCCGACGTGCTCGGCGGTCTCGCCGCAGATGAGGCGCAGCCGGCGGCCGATCGTCTCGGGGTAGGACCCGGTGTCGATCAGGCGCCGCACCCGGGAGAGGTGGGCGGCGGCGAGCGGGCCGACGGTGGCGCCGCCGAACCGGTCGTCGAGCCCGTACAAGCTGGCCAGGCCGCGGCGGAGATCGGTCACGGCGTCCGTGCCGATGCGGGGCGCGTCGTAGGCGGTGGCCGGCGCTGTCCCGAT is part of the Streptomyces sp. NBC_00454 genome and encodes:
- a CDS encoding aldo/keto reductase; translation: MEIRALGGQGLKVGAEGLGLMGMSAHYGATDETESLATIDRALELGVTLLDTAEGYGPFLNEQLLGKALAGRRDAAVIATKTGVEFTDEGAFRGHNATPEYIRHSADRSLRHLGTDHIDLYYLHRVDPNVPVEESIGAMAELVSAGKVGHIGICEAAASTIARAHAVHPLAAVQTEYSLFERGIEHDGVLDTLRELGIGLVAYSPLGRGFLSGAITTPDDFAADDFRRTDPRFQGENFDRNLAVVDRVRHLAAEKGVTPSQLALAWTLSRGAVPIPGTKRRRYLEENVAATSVTLTEADLASIDAVAPHGVVSGDRYAPELMTSLNG
- a CDS encoding N-acetyltransferase family protein, whose translation is MEYTTVTDTTAAGRKLDDLAPVYEAVFAEPPYLEGPRDVADFLERYQREHKTPGFRLVLALDAGRLAGFAYGLPLASNTGWWTGFLDTDPPDEFTREDGHRTFVVMELAVLADQRGHGVGHALHNALLDGVTAERVTLTVRPEAPAATWYERLGYQLVGLTQPWDGAPVYRSMIKPLRNQDVSA